The following coding sequences are from one Rhodohalobacter barkolensis window:
- a CDS encoding cation:proton antiporter, with translation MEEIFSYPLPFEDPVIIFALVMLIILLAPIASKKLKLPAIVGLILAGTIVGPGLLGLLERDFTIELLGTVGLLYLMFMAGLSLDLIQFEKLRNKSIGFGLASFLLPQLAALAAGVYLLDYSVATSLLLGSIVGSHTLLAYPIAERLGITKNMGVTMSMGGTLVTDTLSLGVLAVVAGTVGDNSGPGYWTGFAASVIAFVAVSVLLLPRLGRWFFRNVKSRDNTDYIFLVAILFTTAFFAELAGLAPIIGAFMAGLLLNRLVPATGTLMSRVQFVGNALFIPFFLISVGMLVDVSVLGSLDVWVKAIVFSLLVFAGKGIASLGITKLFNFTKEEGFVIYGLTTPQSAATLAVTLIGYDLGFFNSTAVNAVVIMILITCLIGPWLVEKYGRAVAIQEDQKPYKSSEAPQRILVPLANPETSDALMDIAFMVRDQKLDQPIYPLTVARDGRDAEAQVARGEKMLSHAVIHAAAADVPVNPVTRVDLNIAKGITRAVSEMRISNIIIGWNGQISAKQKIFGSILDQLLDDVQTMLMVSKIEKPINSSKRIVVAIPPFAEFESGFREAVRSLKLMADQIGDELVVVTTKARQEFVKPRVLDIKPEPEVTFEILQKWGDLPEWYDGFKDEEDLFVLLSARDGSVSWRPGLDRLPRVIAQRYPGLSFITVYPEQVQTSSLSDKSDNKDLQLVQQKRIKMDLKEKPTEELLEDIIHKDPAFDGIDLNRISKRLLKNSADYTPEVMPGVLLYEAHTSKVESQLLFIGVSREGMNLKQAAHTAYVILILLSPKSYSVDQHLEGVNKVAKLIKPGKNLKAVRDAENIPGIYQAILETDVK, from the coding sequence GAGCGGGATTTTACCATCGAGCTGCTCGGCACGGTTGGCCTGCTCTATTTGATGTTTATGGCCGGGCTTTCCCTCGATTTGATCCAGTTTGAAAAGCTAAGGAATAAAAGTATCGGATTTGGTTTGGCCTCCTTTCTGTTGCCGCAATTGGCGGCACTGGCTGCAGGAGTTTATCTGCTCGACTATTCAGTGGCTACCTCACTGCTGCTGGGATCGATTGTAGGCTCTCATACACTTTTAGCCTATCCGATTGCCGAACGACTGGGAATCACAAAAAATATGGGTGTGACCATGTCGATGGGCGGGACGCTGGTAACCGACACTCTCTCTCTTGGCGTACTGGCCGTGGTAGCCGGAACGGTAGGTGATAACAGCGGTCCCGGTTACTGGACCGGGTTTGCCGCATCTGTGATCGCTTTTGTAGCCGTTTCCGTACTGTTGCTCCCCAGACTGGGTCGTTGGTTTTTCCGAAACGTGAAGTCGAGGGACAATACAGACTACATCTTTCTTGTAGCCATTCTCTTTACAACGGCTTTCTTTGCTGAGCTTGCAGGCCTGGCCCCGATTATCGGTGCATTTATGGCGGGACTCCTTTTGAATCGACTGGTCCCGGCAACCGGTACTCTCATGAGCCGTGTACAGTTTGTAGGAAATGCACTCTTTATCCCATTCTTTCTGATCAGCGTGGGGATGCTGGTTGATGTATCGGTTCTTGGAAGTCTGGACGTTTGGGTAAAGGCGATTGTTTTCAGTCTGCTGGTTTTTGCCGGTAAAGGAATAGCCTCGTTGGGAATAACTAAACTCTTCAATTTTACAAAAGAGGAGGGTTTTGTTATCTATGGGTTGACTACGCCTCAGTCGGCCGCAACACTTGCCGTTACGCTTATTGGGTATGACCTGGGATTTTTCAACTCCACGGCTGTAAATGCAGTTGTTATTATGATTTTAATTACCTGCCTGATTGGTCCCTGGCTGGTTGAAAAGTATGGGCGTGCCGTTGCTATACAAGAGGATCAAAAACCATACAAATCATCAGAGGCGCCTCAAAGAATTCTTGTTCCGCTTGCCAACCCCGAAACGTCTGATGCGCTCATGGATATTGCATTTATGGTTCGGGATCAGAAACTGGATCAGCCGATCTATCCGCTGACTGTTGCACGGGATGGAAGAGACGCCGAAGCGCAGGTTGCCAGGGGAGAGAAAATGCTGAGTCATGCCGTGATCCACGCAGCAGCAGCAGATGTGCCGGTTAATCCGGTAACGAGGGTAGATCTGAATATTGCCAAGGGGATCACCCGGGCGGTCAGCGAAATGAGAATTTCCAATATCATCATTGGCTGGAACGGCCAGATTTCGGCGAAACAGAAGATATTTGGAAGTATTCTGGATCAGCTTCTTGATGATGTTCAGACTATGCTTATGGTGAGCAAAATTGAAAAACCAATCAACTCCTCTAAGCGGATTGTAGTAGCCATTCCGCCATTTGCTGAATTTGAATCCGGGTTTAGGGAAGCTGTCAGATCTTTAAAGTTGATGGCCGACCAGATTGGGGATGAGCTTGTTGTTGTAACCACAAAGGCTCGTCAGGAGTTTGTGAAACCGAGAGTTCTGGATATTAAACCCGAACCTGAAGTGACCTTCGAAATCCTTCAGAAGTGGGGAGATCTGCCCGAATGGTACGATGGTTTCAAGGATGAAGAAGATCTGTTTGTTCTGCTCAGTGCTAGAGACGGTTCGGTATCGTGGAGGCCCGGACTGGACCGGTTGCCGCGTGTGATTGCACAGCGTTATCCCGGACTAAGTTTTATAACGGTCTATCCGGAACAGGTGCAAACTTCCTCCTTATCAGATAAATCTGATAATAAAGATCTTCAGCTGGTTCAGCAGAAGAGAATTAAAATGGATCTTAAAGAAAAGCCTACAGAAGAACTGCTGGAGGATATTATTCACAAGGACCCTGCATTTGACGGCATCGACTTAAACCGAATCTCAAAACGGTTGTTGAAGAATTCGGCTGACTATACACCGGAGGTAATGCCGGGCGTGCTTTTGTACGAAGCCCATACTTCAAAAGTGGAGAGTCAGCTGCTTTTTATCGGAGTAAGCAGAGAAGGAATGAATTTAAAGCAGGCCGCTCATACCGCTTATGTGATATTGATTTTATTGAGCCCAAAATCTTACAGCGTAGACCAACATCTTGAAGGAGTTAATAAGGTGGCAAAATTGATTAAACCGGGTAAAAATTTGAAAGCTGTGAGAGATGCTGAAAATATTCCCGGAATTTATCAGGCAATTTTGGAAACTGATGTGAAGTAA